The Pochonia chlamydosporia 170 chromosome 1, whole genome shotgun sequence genome window below encodes:
- a CDS encoding beta 1,3-galactosyltransferase polypeptide 1 (similar to Metarhizium acridum CQMa 102 XP_007810734.1), translated as MAVAEKSNWPLRSWSRPSFLPCVSRRHFRLLVISAFACLSLTVYLSVLHLRSGPRTWSVETIVHHKDTTKAHKSPYPLVPFPDSPLKTNHESIVKQERQPWLAAVICAAQDVERRMLIRTTWMRLFQHVPFDARFVVSNPGPGWNETIRFENQTFGDMIVLDHIPEDDVTANTIKTLEFYKWLINGGQRYEFITKLDTDLWMNAPAFWDRYLLPRMSNETGRLTAAVSKTIIGQLFYSDTGYNTFAHGSMYTVTWDMMQLLVSLQERFNVVTGEDAAVGILMHKGQEMANFVNLHGEEKFDYDDGDSRGDGTAWARTDSHPDAISHALYSDEVIAVHMLKQKKLWMKVADCFDQEGVKTIPPPPEYERRPPFRVRWKDFLYSTGLANPYETMFDTIPREFFVHKHGNWVCDGIWNLGQSKMGFQ; from the coding sequence atGGCAGTTGCAGAAAAGTCCAATTGGCCCTTGCGGTCTTGGTCACGGCcatcttttcttccttgtgTCTCACGACGACACTTCCGTTTACTCGTAATAAGCGCGTTTGCTTGTTTGAGTCTCACAGTCTATCTATCAGTACTCCATCTTCGATCCGGTCCTCGAACTTGGAGTGTGGAGACAATTGTCCACCACAAAGACACTACCAAAGCACATAAGTCACCATATCCTCTGGTGCCGTTCCCTGATTCACCACTAAAAACGAATCACGAGTCAATCGTCAAACAGGAGAGGCAGCCGTGGTTGGCAGCCGTAATCTGTGCCGCCCAGGATGTGGAACGACGAATGTTGATACGAACGACGTGGATGCGATTGTTTCAACATGTCCCCTTTGACGCACGCTTTGTCGTGTCGAACCCGGGACCGGGCTGGAATGAGACGATACGGTTCGAAAACCAGACGTTTGGAGACATGATTGTCCTCGATCACATTCCCGAAGACGATGTTACCGCGAACACGATCAAGACGCTCGAGTTTTACAAATGGCTTATAAACGGAGGCCAACGATACGAGTTTATAACCAAATTGGATACCGACCTGTGGATGAATGCGCCTGCGTTCTGGGATCGGTATCTTCTCCCACGCATGTCCAACGAAACGGGACGTCTTACCGCTGCCGTGAGCAAAACCATCATAGGTCAGCTCTTCTATTCGGACACGGGATATAACACATTTGCTCATGGATCCATGTACACGGTGACATGGGACATGATGCAGCTGCTGGTTTCCCTTCAGGAGCGATTCAACGTTGTAACTGGAGAAGACGCAGCCGTGGGAATCCTAATGCACAAAGGACAAGAGATGGCCAACTTCGTCAATCTGCACGGCGAAGAGAAGTTTGATTACGACGACGGCGACTCCAGGGGAGATGGTACGGCGTGGGCGAGAACCGATTCACACCCCGATGCGATATCGCACGCTCTATACTCGGACGAAGTCATTGCGGTTCATATGctcaagcaaaagaagctgTGGATGAAAGTCGCCGATTGCTTCGACCAAGAAGGGGTAAAAACGATACCGCCACCTCCAGAGTATGAACGAAGACCGCCCTTCCGTGTCCGTTGGAAAGACTTTTTATATTCGACGGGCTTGGCAAATCCGTACGAGACCATGTTCGACACGATTCCCCGCGAGTTCTTCGTCCACAAGCATGGTAATTGGGTGTGCGACGGCATTTGGAACCTCGGACAATCGAAAATGGGCTTCCAATAG
- a CDS encoding amidase (similar to Aspergillus clavatus NRRL 1 XP_001268787.1), giving the protein MGSRNQEQLGQPGLNLLDASISVLLEALNKQQVTSVELVAKYLRRISVYDAGGLKLSSIPIINPTVFEEAAASDARRAAGVPPRPLEGIPFLAKDNIKVKGMTVAAGAPAFEKLVATDDAACVALLRAAGAIVLGRTNMPAMANGGMQRGSYGRAESPYNLEYLTAAYASGSSNGSATAVAANFAVFGLGTETVSSGRSPASNNALVAYTPSRGLLPLRGVWHLYPTCDVLVPHTRTMDDMLRVLDVLCVSDANPFGDFWNAQPLIPLPSADETRPKSFLELTDTNALQGKRLGVPTMYIGGATPVPIATRPSVLKLWERAKANLEACGATVVEVDFPLVTKYEDYEPDGVQWANIENLPPNWLSVERYELIAHAWDDFLIANGQSGLDTLTKVNPDLIFPLEPGSLQGETEEDNQLSWQKVVDYPHTKAKTMFDLPGMKQGLEALEKARKDTLEDWMEALNLDAVVFPANGDVGPANADCDEEGCRLAWRNGVLYSNGNLPMRHLGVPSISVPMGIMEDTKMPVNLTFAGKAYEDSQLLRFGYAFEAATKHRVLPSLVPALDSDLVQFRVVSQSGRVGAARVGLPKIAVLKRAKKFEGSTVHLHIQGTLDAHDSCAVDSLSCYINGQMHPLKVEGKSWNIQLSYPVSDRDRSWSRWTSPALTQTITILVCRLANGQTAGELVLL; this is encoded by the exons ATGGGCAGT CGAAACCAGGAGCAGCTTGGCCAACCCGGCCTCAATCTCCTCGACGCTAGCATTTCTGTGTTGCTGGAGGCCCTAAATAAGCAACAAGTCACCAGCGTAGAACTTGTCGCCAAGTATCTTCGCCGTATAAGTGTCTATGATGCGGGCGGCTTGAAACTGAGTTCTATCCCCATTATCAACCCAACTGTGTTCGAAGAGGCCGCTGCCTCGGACGCAAGACGGGCTGCTGGAGTGCCACCTCGGCCATTAGAGGGCATACCGTTTTTAGCCAAAGATAACATCAAGGTGAAAGGCATGACGGTTGCAGCAGGGGCACCAGCATTTGAGAAGCTAGTTGCAacagatgatgcagcatgCGTGGCTCTCTTGCgagctgctggtgccattgTTCTAGGCAGAACCAATATGCCGGCAATGGCGAATGGCGGCATGCAGCGTGGTTCCTATGGCAGGGCAGAGTCTCCGTACAATCTGGAATATCTGACAGCAGCCTATGCGTCTGGCTCCTCCAATGGCTCTGCAACTGCAGTAGCAGCCAATTTCGCAGtttttggtcttggaacTGAGACTGTGTCTTCTGGTCGATCTCCAGCATCTAACAACGCTCTGGTGGCCTATACACCTTCTCGGGGTCTCCTACCTCTGCGTGGAGTATGGCATCTGTATCCGACCTGCGACGTGCTGGTTCCTCATACACGCACCATGGACGACATGCTTCGAGTGCTAGATGTTTTGTGCGTGTCTGACGCCAATCCGTTCGGGGACTTTTGGAACGCACAGCCGCTGATTCCTCTTCCTTCAGCGGATGAAACACGACCTAAGAGTTTTCTTGAGTTGACAGATACAAACGCATTGCAAGGGAAGCGTCTCGGAGTGCCAACTATGTATATCGGGGGTGCCACTCCGGTGCCCATCGCGACCAGGCCTTCCGTTCTGAAGCTTTGGGAGCGCGCCAAGGCAAACCTCGAAGCATGTGGTGCCACTGTTGTAGAGGTGGATTTCCCTCTCGTCACAAAGTATGAGGATTATGAACCAGACGGTGTCCAATGGGCCAACATTGAGAACTTGCCCCCAAATTGGCTCTCTGTTGAACGGTACGAGCTCATTGCCCATGCTTGGGATGACTTCCTTATCGCAAATGGTCAATCTGGCCTCGATACCTTAACTAAGGTCAATCCTGATTTAATCTTTCCCCTTGAGCCTGGATCTCTGCAGGGGGaaacagaagaagacaaCCAACTCAGCTGGCAAAAGGTCGTGGATTATCCGCATACCAAAGCAAAGACCATGTTTGACCTCCCTGGCATGAAGCAAGGCCTTGAAGCATTGGAAAAGGCGAGAAAAGATACTCTCGAGGACTGGATGGAAGCGCTCAATCTGGACGCAGTGGTTTTCCCAGCAAATGGGGATGTTGGGCCTGCAAATGCGGATTGTGACGAGGAAGGCTGCCGGCTTGCATGGCGCAATGGTGTCTTGTACTCAAATGGCAATCTTCCGATGCGGCACCTTGGTGTTCCCAGTATTTCGGTGCCCATGGGCATCATGGAAGATACCAAGATGCCAGTCAACCTTACCTTTGCAGGAAAGGCATATGAAGATAGCCAACTGCTCCGATTTGGCTACGCTTTTGAGGCTGCTACGAAGCACCGTGTTTTGCCCTCCCTTGTGCCGGCTCTGGATTCTGACCTCGTTCAGTTCCGAGTAGTTAGCCAAAGCGGAAGAGTTGGTGCTGCCAGAGTGGGATTGCCAAAAATCGCAGTCCTCAAGAGGGCTAAGAAATTTGAGGGTTCGACCGTCCACCTTCATATTCAGGGAACGCTTGATGCTCATGACAGCTGTGCCGTGGACTCTCTCTCCTGCTACATCAATGGGCAAATGCATCCCCTCAAGGTAGAGGGTAAAAGTTGGAATATCCAACTGTCATATCCAGTTTCGGATAGAGATAGGTCATGGTCGCGCTGGACTAGCCCTGCTCTGACTCAAACAATCACCATCCTGGTTTGCCGCTTGGCTAATGGGCAAACCGCTGGAGAGCTTGTTCTGCTTTAA
- a CDS encoding glyoxalase-like domain-containing protein gives MGFHHVVDNFTIQAPETVHVVKLRNKEGVMIELINNMVSRRVENITNPVDGSRYQGYFHWALRVADMDESFTYLTKEGTGARGVVSPSPNVSGGGRYAYVADPEGNLIELIELEGFK, from the coding sequence ATGGGTTTTCACCACGTTGTCGACAATTTCACCATTCAAGCCCCGGAAACTGTTCACGTCGTTAAACTTCGAAACAAAGAAGGCGTCATGATTGAGCTTATCAACAACATGGTATCCCGCCGTGTGGAGAACATTACCAACCCTGTTGATGGAAGTAGATATCAGGGCTATTTTCATTGGGCTTTGAGAGTAgctgacatggacgagaGCTTTACATACCTCACAAAAGAAGGCACTGGAGCTCGTGGAGTCGTTTCGCCATCGCCGAATGTGTCAGGTGGAGGAAGATATGCGTATGTCGCTGATCCCGAGGGCAATTTGATCGAGTTGATTGAGTTGGAGGGGTTCAAATAG
- a CDS encoding NmrA family protein (similar to Metarhizium robertsii ARSEF 23 XP_007818218.2) gives MSSTKLVTVYGATGQQGGSVINSLLENKSGEFAIRAITRNPESDKSTALASRGVEVVKGDGFRKDQMEAAFKGSWAAFVNTNSSDPLFHESGGMTEEELGKIIVDAAFEAGVQHFVYSGLTSAKLATNGEVPCITFDEKHAIGEYAKSKGFKSIVIVAAGWYMENHILPEFAELMGGFPLTPDAEGYLTLEIPRMGGNNEIPFIGIEADYGDLVHGVLLQPEAYNGQLIQAASEMATPEKLVEEFQKLTGKKSRYVAMEDWRAIESYGNPDIEALKTMYGFCQYVDGKYFGVPANLGSTKELKAKAIAAKGLPIEEHPLWTLEKFLKKHFSV, from the exons atGTCGTCCACAAAACTAGTCACTGTATATGGCGCTACTGGCCAACAAGGCGGCAGTGTAATAAACTCCCTATTGGAGAACAAGTCTGGAGAGTTTGCCATTCGCGCCATCACAAGGAATCCCGAATCCGACAAGAGTACTGCATTGGCCTCGCGAGGAGTCGAAGTTGTCAAGGGTGATGGCTTTCGCAAGGACCAGATGGAGGCTGCATTTAAAGGAAGCTGGGCGGCGTTCGTCAACACAAATAGCTCCGATCCG CTATTCCACGAATCTGGTGGTATGACTGAAGAAGAGCTGGGCAAAATTATCGTGGATGCCGCATTCGAAGCCGGTGTTCAGCATTTTGTTTACAGCGGCCTGACTTCAGCCAAGCTAGCTACGAATGGCGAAGTGCCCTGCATTACTTTTGATG AAAAGCATGCAATTGGAGAATACGCCAAGTCTAAAGGGTTCAAAAgcattgtcattgtcgccgcTGGCTGGTACATGGAGAATCACATTTTGCCAGAATTTGCAGAATTAATGGGAGGATTTCCGTTGACACCTGATGCCGAGGGCTATCTCACCTTGGAGATTCCCCGTATGGGCGGCAACAACGAGATTCCTTTCATTGGAATCGAAGCCGACTATGGTGATTTGGTTCACGGGGTTCTTCTCCAGCCAGAAGCATACAATGGTCAACTGATCCAGGCAGCTAGCGAAATGGCTACACCTGAAAAGCTCGTGGAAGAGTTTCAAAAAC TTACTGGGAAGAAATCGCGATACGTAGCGATGGAAGATTGGAGGGCTATTGAGAGCTACGGTAACCCTGATATCGAAGCGCTCAAGACCATGTATGGGTTTTGTCAATATGTGGACGGGAAGTACTTTGGAGTACCTGCAAACCTGGGGTCAACCAAGGAACTCAAGGCTAAAGCCATTGCTGCAAAAGGGCTACCGATAGAGGAGCATCCGCTTTGGACGTTGGAGAAGTTTCTCAAAAAACACTTCAGCGTGTGA
- a CDS encoding amino acid permease family protein (similar to Neosartorya fischeri NRRL 181 XP_001262458.1): protein MDLENNDTFVKPTLSAPQDAKDAFDLAGMGHEQAMTRKFSLWSMLAMAFCVLSSWAAISATFQTGLDNGGPITILWGMILITAVNLCIAVSLGELCSSMPTALGQAYYVYKLYSCEVGRLLSYLCAWTNIFGWWTASASLVAFNTNFILGLKLIYDPEWEGVNEPWISFVVYLGFSLFVTVVNVVGCRKDQFLPWLNNLMGILLAALFLVFSLAFIIAVATNDHLSFRPPSFVFATWINNTGWSDGVVWFLGLLQSAYGLTAFDSVIHMVEEMPDPRRNGPKAIYLAVLSGAVTGFFFMMICLFCMQDIDTIIDSPTGLPFIGLVQAIMGDNGAAALIALYLVACIGQGVSVATTASRLTWGFARDGGFPWSSYLSKVDPVWKAPVRAIWVQGILTSLVGVLYLFSTTVLTAIVSVSTVALMISYGIPISTLLIVGRDKLCPGPFRLGKWGAPINYVSVATCAITTVFFFFPASPSPDGSNMNYAIAVFGVMVVVSLGFWLARGHRTYMRTEEATQDIILAHQLGAQISRENSIEKKE from the coding sequence ATGGACCTTGAGAACAATGACACATTTGTAAAGCCAACTCTCTCCGCGCCACAAGATGCCAAGGATGCGTTCGACCTCGCGGGTATGGGCCATGAACAGGCCATGACCCGCAAATTCAGCCTTTGGAGCATGCTCGCCATGGCCTTTTGCGTGTTGAGCTCATGGGCAGCTATTTCGGCAACCTTTCAAACAGGGCTTGATAACGGCGGCCCCATCACCATTCTCTGGGGCATGATATTGATCACTGCTGTAAACCTTTGCATCGCCGTCTCCCTGGGCGAACTGTGCAGCAGCATGCCAACGGCTTTGGGTCAAGCTTACTACGTGTACAAGCTGTACTCTTGCGAGGTTGGCCGGCTCCTCTCCTATTTGTGTGCTTGGACGAATATCTTTGGCTGGTGGACAGCCAGCGCGTCTCTGGTGGCCTTTAATACCAATTTCATTCTTGGTTTGAAACTCATCTATGACCCTGAGTGGGAAGGTGTCAACGAGCCGTGGATAAGTTTCGTTGTCTATCTTGGGTTTTCACTATTTGTCACCGTTGTCAATGTGGTGGGATGTCGAAAAGACCAGTTTCTGCCCTGGTTAAACAACCTCATGGGCATTTTGCTCGCTGCTCTGTTCCTTGTCTTCTCGCTGGCATTCATCATTGCGGTGGCTACCAACGATCACCTCTCATTCCGCCCACCGTCATTCGTATTTGCTACATGGATCAATAATACGGGTTGGTCTGATGGCGTGGTGTGGTTTCTAGGTCTGTTGCAATCTGCGTATGGCTTGACGGCTTTCGACTCAGTTATTCACATGGTTGAAGAGATGCCTGATCCACGCCGCAATGGTCCCAAAGCAATATACCTTGCCGTCTTGTCGGGAGCAGTTaccggcttcttcttcatgatgATCTGTCTCTTTTGCATGCAAGATATCGACACCATCATAGACAGCCCGACAGGTCTGCCTTTCATTGGCCTCGTCCAGGCGATAATGGGCGACAACGGTGCCGCTGCTCTCATCGCTCTCTACCTCGTGGCTTGCATTGGCCAAGGTGTGAGCGTCGCAACAACCGCATCACGGCTAACTTGGGGATTTGCTCGCGACGGCGGGTTCCCTTGGAGCAGTTACTTGTCCAAGGTAGACCCGGTTTGGAAGGCACCTGTCCGGGCAATTTGGGTACAGGGGATTCTTACATCCCTTGTTGGAGTTCTATACCTCTTCTCCACTACCGTCCTGACAGCTATTGTCAGCGTCAGCACGGTAGCATTGATGATTTCATATGGTATCCCCATTTCCACCCTCCTAATCGTGGGGCGAGACAAGCTCTGCCCAGGACCATTCCGGCTGGGAAAATGGGGAGCTCCTATCAACTATGTCAGCGTGGCTACTTGTGCAATAACTACagtctttttcttcttccccgCGAGTCCGAGCCCCGACGGTAGTAATATGAACTATGCCatcgccgtctttggcgtcatggTTGTAGTGTCGTTGGGTTTTTGGCTCGCCCGAGGCCATCGTACCTATATGAGAACAGAAGAGGCAACTCAGGATATTATCTTAGCTCACCAACTAGGAGCACAGATTTCTCGAGAAAATTCcatcgagaagaaggagtaG